A genome region from Natranaeroarchaeum sulfidigenes includes the following:
- a CDS encoding HalOD1 output domain-containing protein: protein MSKTWNGCRLQSLEFSRQSQSYRARYDRETCSADMAVVSSLSSVLDVDPIELEPIQYSVDTDALNDVVDHADDDTNVSFEFEGYEISVSTDGIVDLTPPDEGPAADIAEGIN, encoded by the coding sequence ATGAGCAAGACATGGAACGGGTGTCGACTGCAGTCACTGGAGTTTTCGCGCCAGTCACAGAGCTATCGTGCCCGGTACGACCGCGAGACGTGTTCGGCAGATATGGCCGTCGTGAGTTCGCTTTCGAGCGTGTTAGATGTCGACCCGATCGAGCTAGAACCGATTCAGTACTCGGTAGACACCGATGCGTTGAATGATGTGGTCGACCACGCAGATGACGATACGAACGTGTCCTTTGAGTTCGAGGGCTACGAGATCTCCGTCTCGACCGACGGGATCGTCGATCTCACGCCGCCCGACGAGGGACCAGCAGCTGACATAGCCGAGGGTATCAACTGA